In Ruminococcaceae bacterium BL-6, a genomic segment contains:
- a CDS encoding conserved protein of unknown function (Evidence 4 : Unknown function but conserved in other organisms): MRLIDANTAENIIWKRSEETCDNYPKLSGALAAAIGLLDKCPTIDAVPVVRCEKCKYWKNDSIHIYGMCQNPNIGSVKMDTDFCSYGEKLN; this comes from the coding sequence ATGAGATTAATTGATGCTAATACCGCAGAAAATATTATTTGGAAACGTTCTGAAGAAACGTGTGATAATTATCCGAAATTATCTGGAGCATTAGCAGCAGCTATTGGACTTTTGGATAAATGCCCGACCATAGATGCTGTTCCGGTAGTGAGATGTGAAAAGTGCAAGTATTGGAAAAATGACAGTATTCATATTTACGGAATGTGCCAGAATCCAAATATTGGTAGCGTAAAAATGGATACTGATTTTTGCAGTTATGGTGAAAAGTTAAATTAA
- a CDS encoding protein of unknown function (Evidence 5 : Unknown function), translating to MKSPFNYIGGKYRELNQILPLFPDNINKFYDVFGGGGSVSLNVLAKEIIYNDIIPYVSDVLKELSQINYKDAIYKINYIINEYKLDKYNEIGFKKLRHDYNNGLKTWYMFYTLTCFSFNNQYRFNNKHEYNSSFGKYKSCFSQVTKNKLQLAIERLHKINIKFQSSDFTNIRYDEIEKTDFVYF from the coding sequence GTGAAGAGTCCATTTAATTATATTGGTGGAAAATATCGCGAATTAAATCAGATCTTACCCTTATTTCCAGATAATATAAATAAGTTTTATGATGTCTTTGGAGGTGGCGGAAGTGTTTCACTTAATGTTTTAGCAAAAGAAATTATATATAACGATATTATCCCTTATGTTTCAGATGTACTGAAGGAATTATCACAAATTAATTATAAAGACGCTATATATAAAATCAATTATATAATTAATGAATATAAATTAGATAAATATAATGAGATTGGTTTTAAAAAATTAAGACATGATTATAATAATGGCTTAAAAACATGGTATATGTTTTACACTTTAACTTGTTTTTCATTTAATAATCAATATAGATTTAATAATAAGCACGAATATAATAGTAGTTTTGGTAAATATAAAAGTTGTTTTAGTCAAGTAACAAAAAACAAATTACAATTAGCTATAGAAAGATTACATAAAATTAATATTAAGTTTCAAAGTAGTGATTTTACTAATATAAGATATGATGAAATAGAAAAAACCGATTTTGTTTATTTTTGA
- a CDS encoding protein of unknown function (Evidence 5 : Unknown function), with translation MDRILNKVCSCKDCIFYDKCKANKVCEDFSPIDEDDYAENVEKYLKKHVKPSNETKLKRHPSNVGRYGISGSDESTDSRYVNFINDGLRIIRSGEVCYCYFVYQIEDILRFEPDAHIDFHDGVYYITL, from the coding sequence ATGGACAGAATATTAAACAAAGTTTGCAGTTGTAAGGATTGTATTTTTTACGATAAATGTAAAGCTAATAAAGTTTGTGAAGACTTTTCCCCTATTGATGAAGATGATTATGCTGAAAATGTAGAAAAATATTTAAAGAAACATGTTAAACCAAGTAATGAGACAAAGCTAAAGCGACATCCGTCAAATGTAGGGAGATATGGGATAAGTGGATCTGACGAGTCAACAGATTCACGATATGTAAATTTTATAAATGATGGTTTGAGAATAATTCGTTCTGGTGAAGTTTGTTATTGTTATTTCGTATATCAGATTGAAGATATTTTAAGATTTGAACCTGATGCACATATTGATTTTCACGATGGAGTGTATTACATAACGCTATGA
- a CDS encoding protein of unknown function (Evidence 5 : Unknown function), whose product MRVKWNDQIINVQNQADNPSKDFFCVWNGYTIEIILDEWVKRYYKKKSYRVACSTPVGGYIVDGVCNSIKEGLQECFDNIDYPLKTIDDYENDSRHIY is encoded by the coding sequence ATGAGAGTTAAATGGAATGATCAGATTATAAACGTTCAGAATCAAGCAGATAATCCAAGTAAAGATTTCTTTTGTGTTTGGAATGGTTATACGATTGAGATTATATTGGATGAGTGGGTAAAACGATATTATAAGAAAAAATCTTATAGGGTTGCTTGCTCTACTCCTGTTGGTGGTTATATTGTAGATGGAGTTTGTAATAGCATAAAAGAAGGACTACAAGAATGTTTTGACAATATTGATTATCCCCTAAAAACGATTGATGATTATGAAAATGATAGCAGACACATATATTAA
- a CDS encoding protein of unknown function (Evidence 5 : Unknown function) yields the protein MFIFDPPYLISCGNYNDGKRGFNGWNQVDDINLMNICDFLNEKNIKFALSNIFKCKNIENIKLINWSKKYHIHIIHNSYGNCNYQKKYKHDHDIEVLITNY from the coding sequence TTGTTTATTTTTGATCCGCCGTATTTAATAAGCTGTGGAAATTATAATGATGGGAAAAGAGGATTCAATGGATGGAATCAAGTAGATGATATTAATTTAATGAATATATGTGATTTTTTAAATGAAAAAAATATCAAATTTGCGTTATCAAACATATTTAAGTGTAAAAATATTGAAAATATAAAGTTAATTAATTGGAGTAAAAAATATCATATACATATAATTCATAATTCTTATGGTAATTGCAATTATCAGAAAAAATATAAACATGATCATGATATAGAAGTGTTAATAACTAATTATTAA
- a CDS encoding protein of unknown function (Evidence 5 : Unknown function), whose protein sequence is MKITPTLEENLKLLDSFLKLSDNWNGYGAKSFSPVLIQKIKDIIKDLEIQLFIFPTSNATVQLAYWKDLGCYVEFEISESDEMHLYVENYDGKTAELDVPCTAEMINRAMHKYFLD, encoded by the coding sequence GTGAAAATTACGCCGACACTTGAAGAAAATCTGAAATTATTAGATTCATTTTTGAAACTGTCAGATAATTGGAACGGTTATGGAGCAAAGTCATTTTCTCCTGTTCTGATTCAAAAAATCAAAGATATCATTAAAGATTTGGAAATACAGTTATTTATTTTTCCTACATCAAATGCTACCGTACAACTTGCATATTGGAAAGATCTTGGTTGCTATGTGGAATTTGAAATTTCTGAAAGTGATGAAATGCATTTGTATGTAGAAAATTATGATGGTAAAACTGCTGAATTAGATGTTCCATGTACGGCAGAAATGATCAATAGAGCAATGCATAAATATTTTCTGGACTAA
- a CDS encoding Cytidine and deoxycytidylate deaminase zinc-binding region, whose protein sequence is MTNKDLKYFNVARKIANLSDFKRFHLGCVAVYNGKYILATGYCSSKTLPIQAHYNQYRNFDGYLSPARSHAEMNVLQKLKQMREINYHNVILYVWRNLVNGKQALSRPCNSCYMAMLDIGIKGCWYSCDDGFKYEVIR, encoded by the coding sequence ATGACAAATAAGGACTTAAAGTATTTTAATGTTGCTAGGAAAATAGCAAATTTAAGTGATTTTAAAAGATTTCATTTGGGGTGTGTTGCGGTTTATAACGGCAAATATATACTTGCGACCGGATATTGTTCTTCAAAGACCTTGCCGATTCAAGCTCATTATAATCAATATCGTAATTTTGATGGATATCTCTCCCCTGCCCGTTCCCATGCAGAGATGAATGTATTGCAAAAATTAAAACAGATGCGTGAAATTAATTACCATAATGTTATTTTATATGTGTGGCGTAATTTAGTGAACGGAAAACAGGCGTTAAGCCGTCCGTGTAATTCATGTTATATGGCGATGCTGGATATCGGTATAAAGGGATGTTGGTATAGTTGTGATGATGGATTTAAATACGAGGTAATTAGATGA
- a CDS encoding protein of unknown function (Evidence 5 : Unknown function) encodes MMKIERRYHSLLLKKVFIEDLPKYESGNQKGKINWTECIGCKVKFVFESKKTKINKTIRGIMTIVGYNIKKQKLLVEYQNKTYNILTCDFRECKIAKIIKNDIYRYPIDKTKSKWIDFSNAPLNGKGIDWKQLISNNIKLPFRYNDIFGEFEIKDMLPNRHLIVKCLDHPDFEIFINNFLKFRFGGILETINYKYIYKVDDIVEGRYSNIQIIKQLRKKASSGLNVKWYKYKCLKCGYIHDIAETALLNGTGCPVCANKKVFVGYNDIPTTDPWMVKFFQGGYDEAKLYTSHSGKSIYPICPDCGRIKDKPMIISNLKRTKSIGCSCADGISFPEKFMIELLNQLNTNFVYRKTFLWSNHKEYDFYIPDKQTIIETNGEQHYNKTFDSVGGRTLLEEKNNDKLKKELAKQNGIVNYIIIDCRKSELEWIQNSILHSKLVELFDCSNIDWHKCEEQGYRNIIKEVCEIKKNNQNYSTIEIGKIVGLSYGTIIRYLKIGNKLNWCVYNKEQSVKIRSLKRIGKNHPMAKKIICLTTGEIFNTETDAANTYKLNVSHLSSCCTGKRKTCGKHPITGEKLRWSFVEKECA; translated from the coding sequence ATGATGAAAATTGAAAGAAGGTATCATAGTTTATTATTGAAAAAAGTATTTATTGAAGATTTACCCAAATATGAAAGTGGTAATCAAAAAGGTAAAATTAATTGGACTGAATGTATCGGTTGCAAAGTAAAATTTGTATTTGAAAGTAAAAAGACTAAAATCAACAAAACGATACGAGGAATTATGACGATAGTAGGATATAATATAAAGAAACAAAAATTGTTAGTAGAATATCAAAATAAAACATATAATATTTTAACCTGTGATTTTCGTGAATGTAAAATAGCAAAAATTATTAAAAATGATATTTATAGATATCCTATTGATAAAACTAAATCTAAATGGATTGATTTTAGTAATGCTCCGTTAAATGGTAAAGGTATAGATTGGAAACAATTGATTTCAAATAATATTAAATTGCCATTTAGGTATAATGATATTTTTGGTGAATTTGAAATAAAAGATATGTTACCTAATCGTCATTTAATTGTAAAATGTTTAGATCATCCTGACTTTGAAATATTTATTAATAACTTTTTAAAATTTAGATTCGGTGGTATTTTGGAAACCATTAATTATAAGTACATATATAAAGTTGATGATATTGTAGAAGGCAGATATAGTAACATACAAATTATTAAACAATTAAGAAAAAAGGCTTCAAGCGGTTTAAATGTAAAATGGTATAAATATAAATGTTTAAAATGTGGGTATATCCATGATATAGCTGAAACAGCTTTATTAAATGGAACTGGATGTCCTGTGTGTGCTAATAAAAAAGTTTTTGTTGGATATAATGATATACCAACGACTGATCCATGGATGGTAAAATTTTTCCAAGGCGGTTATGATGAAGCTAAATTGTATACAAGTCATAGTGGTAAAAGTATATATCCTATATGTCCAGACTGTGGACGAATTAAAGATAAACCTATGATTATTAGCAATCTTAAAAGGACTAAAAGCATTGGATGTTCCTGTGCTGACGGAATTTCATTTCCTGAAAAATTTATGATAGAATTATTAAATCAATTAAATACTAATTTTGTTTATAGAAAGACATTTTTATGGAGCAATCATAAAGAATATGATTTTTATATACCAGATAAACAAACAATAATAGAAACTAATGGAGAACAACATTATAATAAAACGTTTGATTCAGTTGGTGGTAGAACATTACTAGAAGAGAAAAATAATGATAAATTAAAGAAGGAGTTGGCAAAACAGAATGGAATAGTTAATTATATTATAATTGATTGTAGAAAGTCTGAATTAGAATGGATTCAAAATTCAATTTTACATAGTAAATTAGTAGAATTATTTGATTGTTCTAATATTGACTGGCATAAATGTGAAGAACAAGGATATAGAAACATTATTAAAGAAGTATGCGAAATAAAAAAGAACAATCAAAATTATAGTACAATTGAAATAGGCAAAATTGTTGGTTTATCTTATGGTACTATAATTAGATATTTAAAAATTGGCAATAAATTAAATTGGTGTGTATATAATAAAGAGCAATCGGTAAAAATACGTTCTTTAAAAAGAATCGGTAAAAACCATCCAATGGCTAAAAAGATAATTTGTTTGACTACGGGAGAAATATTTAATACAGAAACAGATGCGGCAAATACTTATAAATTAAATGTATCTCATTTGTCTTCTTGCTGTACTGGTAAAAGAAAAACTTGTGGAAAGCATCCAATTACAGGAGAAAAATTGCGGTGGAGTTTTGTAGAAAAAGAATGCGCTTAA
- a CDS encoding conserved protein of unknown function (Evidence 4 : Unknown function but conserved in other organisms) has product MENALLNESTSDNIFNIDTSKLSDKQISKIKEQLDQEEFRRFKKETIEELSFLKNNDKKKSEILNEQNIKINEHDTRITKQEKIISVIGFGPNSKKGKILRGICCSRVYSLLGDKSSVNFIVWQSYFFKKIYADIANHFEVDGYKNINIENFEEAKELGYNWVPEDWYLKKKLEEMKKARDMGQLKPERCIALTVYLQNTNNGEINPFC; this is encoded by the coding sequence ATGGAAAATGCACTTTTAAACGAAAGCACAAGTGATAATATATTTAATATTGATACATCTAAATTATCAGATAAACAAATTTCAAAAATTAAGGAACAGTTAGATCAAGAAGAATTCAGAAGGTTTAAAAAAGAAACTATAGAAGAACTATCATTTTTAAAGAACAATGATAAGAAAAAGAGTGAAATTCTTAATGAGCAAAATATCAAAATTAATGAGCACGATACTAGAATTACAAAACAAGAAAAAATAATAAGTGTTATTGGATTTGGACCAAATTCAAAAAAGGGAAAAATTTTGAGGGGGATTTGTTGTTCTCGTGTGTATTCTCTTTTGGGAGATAAATCATCTGTAAATTTTATAGTGTGGCAATCGTATTTTTTCAAAAAAATTTATGCAGATATTGCAAATCATTTTGAGGTAGACGGATATAAAAATATTAATATTGAAAATTTTGAAGAAGCAAAAGAATTAGGATATAACTGGGTGCCAGAAGATTGGTATTTGAAAAAGAAGTTGGAAGAAATGAAAAAAGCAAGAGATATGGGACAACTAAAACCAGAAAGATGTATAGCTCTTACTGTTTATTTGCAAAATACCAATAACGGTGAAATTAATCCATTCTGTTAA
- a CDS encoding ParB domain-containing protein — translation MQEINVNELRPHPKNDYFFDDMEGQKWTEFLESVKTSGIIEPIVVTQDKVIVSGHQRVRACKELRIQKILTEIRIYDSEDQVIKDLIETNIRQRGDISSSSLKMGRIICELERIYNVKSGRPEKTSDIVGNKNQEDIAKELGMSVDSLNNYKKLTTLIPELQDMVDTGSLTTSVASRILARLSPTDQKNLILTYGKDEIENATQAKTQQMIDEMQRLKNVNAGLQMKIDSKQKEVADAVAHTTERLSKQINQLNSEKSILERKVKLNQNESDKYKKLKSDIEFLTKQKTDLSRQIESATELAGLTVRLQHTLENDLAPIKYKRCMEVLDSNDTAIKNLSDVIDSVDKWLTEIKKYLPNKNVINTNYKEI, via the coding sequence ATGCAGGAAATTAATGTTAATGAACTTAGACCACATCCAAAGAACGATTATTTCTTTGACGATATGGAAGGCCAGAAATGGACTGAATTTTTAGAGTCAGTGAAAACAAGTGGAATTATTGAACCAATTGTTGTAACCCAAGACAAAGTGATCGTATCAGGCCATCAGCGTGTTAGAGCATGTAAGGAGTTAAGAATACAAAAGATATTGACAGAGATTAGAATTTATGATAGTGAAGATCAAGTTATTAAAGATTTAATTGAAACGAATATTCGTCAACGTGGTGATATTTCAAGCAGTAGTTTGAAAATGGGTAGGATTATTTGTGAATTGGAAAGAATTTACAATGTTAAATCTGGTAGACCAGAAAAAACATCCGACATTGTCGGAAATAAAAATCAAGAAGATATTGCTAAAGAACTAGGAATGTCAGTAGATAGTTTAAATAATTATAAAAAACTTACTACTCTAATTCCAGAACTTCAAGATATGGTTGATACTGGTTCTCTTACAACATCAGTAGCGAGCAGGATTTTAGCGCGTCTTTCCCCTACAGATCAAAAGAATTTGATTCTCACATATGGTAAAGATGAAATCGAAAATGCTACACAAGCCAAAACACAGCAGATGATTGATGAAATGCAGCGTTTGAAAAACGTAAACGCTGGATTACAAATGAAAATTGATAGTAAACAAAAAGAAGTTGCGGATGCCGTCGCTCATACTACTGAACGGCTTTCTAAACAGATTAATCAACTTAATTCCGAAAAGTCCATACTTGAAAGAAAAGTAAAACTTAATCAGAATGAATCAGATAAATATAAAAAATTAAAATCCGATATTGAATTTTTAACAAAACAGAAAACGGATTTATCAAGACAGATTGAATCAGCTACGGAATTAGCAGGACTTACAGTTAGGTTACAACATACGCTTGAAAATGATCTTGCACCAATTAAATATAAAAGATGTATGGAGGTGCTTGATTCAAATGATACTGCTATTAAAAATCTTAGCGATGTAATTGATTCTGTTGATAAATGGTTGACTGAAATTAAAAAGTATTTGCCTAATAAAAATGTAATTAATACAAATTATAAAGAAATTTAA
- a CDS encoding protein of unknown function (Evidence 5 : Unknown function), protein MENSNDPIMGVYKIENIKNHKVYIGSSKNIKNRWKQHLYSLKTNTHHSIKLQSCYNKLKDKSILQFSIVEIVDDKTKLKEREQYYINLYDAYKSGYNCSAQVDNPKYALKNQNKTKRHKLAMQLYKEFDEIYDNSIFKFPPKILDRIQTKQYTFIGMKRIMCLMELYLKYYKRMRFVCRIYLDREYVYMKIRANKNDYILYKLCKNKAIAYFPITPCDVKMMKYRSDYNRLLHTMLKKLPVLT, encoded by the coding sequence TTGGAAAATTCTAATGATCCTATTATGGGAGTATATAAAATAGAGAATATTAAAAATCACAAAGTTTACATAGGAAGCAGTAAAAATATTAAAAATAGATGGAAACAACATTTGTATAGTCTAAAAACTAATACCCATCATTCTATAAAATTACAAAGTTGTTATAATAAATTAAAAGATAAAAGTATTTTACAATTTAGCATTGTTGAAATTGTAGATGATAAAACTAAATTAAAGGAACGAGAGCAGTATTACATAAACTTATATGATGCTTATAAGTCTGGATATAATTGTTCTGCACAAGTAGATAATCCAAAATATGCTTTAAAAAATCAAAATAAAACTAAACGTCATAAACTAGCTATGCAACTATATAAAGAATTTGATGAAATTTATGACAATAGTATTTTTAAATTTCCTCCTAAAATTCTAGATAGGATACAAACAAAGCAATATACGTTTATAGGAATGAAAAGAATTATGTGTTTAATGGAGTTATATTTAAAATATTATAAAAGAATGCGTTTCGTTTGTCGAATTTACTTAGACAGAGAATATGTCTATATGAAAATTAGAGCAAATAAAAATGATTATATTCTATATAAGCTTTGTAAAAATAAAGCGATTGCTTATTTCCCTATTACTCCTTGTGATGTAAAGATGATGAAATATAGAAGTGATTATAATCGTTTGTTACATACTATGTTAAAGAAACTACCCGTATTGACATAA
- a CDS encoding conserved protein of unknown function (Evidence 4 : Unknown function but conserved in other organisms), whose product MNQKRLNNKEAESTAIHRLGKDEQETHYLIDAVDNTWIAESTIPKDIHRLEKQGWICTKAQCYADGKVMSKTFKAPRNCLSPRAYNPDKPKRAGRVLSEEQKQKMQEARKKKSEVNS is encoded by the coding sequence TTGAACCAAAAACGGTTAAATAATAAAGAAGCTGAATCTACGGCAATACATAGATTAGGAAAAGATGAACAAGAGACTCATTATCTGATTGACGCGGTTGATAATACTTGGATTGCTGAAAGCACTATTCCAAAAGATATTCATAGGCTTGAAAAACAAGGTTGGATTTGTACTAAAGCACAGTGTTATGCGGACGGAAAGGTTATGTCAAAAACATTTAAAGCTCCGCGTAACTGTCTCTCCCCTCGTGCTTATAACCCTGATAAACCTAAGAGGGCCGGAAGAGTATTATCGGAAGAACAGAAGCAAAAGATGCAGGAGGCAAGAAAGAAGAAAAGTGAGGTAAATAGTTAA
- a CDS encoding Site-specific DNA-methyltransferase (adenine-specific), whose amino-acid sequence MFPNDIDTFVDLFGGGFNVGINVNANKIYYNDTNSKVVDIFEYFKVRDKDLLLEEIHYIIDKYKLSKTNQEGYTELRDYYNNEKQSPIVLYMLICHAFNYQIRFNSKGKFNMPFGKDRSCFNPTLEEKFCKFIDQLHKIQVDFYDNDFKKLKVENLKSNDLVYCDPPYLNSTATYNENGGWTVDQENELRNLLVNLNDKNIKFALSNNLTTNTTLQDWAEQNQFNIHYLSGTYSNCNYQKKDKITKDIEVLITNY is encoded by the coding sequence TTGTTTCCAAATGATATAGATACATTTGTTGATTTATTTGGTGGTGGATTTAACGTAGGAATTAATGTAAATGCCAATAAGATTTATTACAATGATACTAATTCTAAAGTAGTAGATATCTTTGAATATTTTAAAGTACGAGACAAAGATTTATTGCTTGAAGAAATTCATTATATCATTGATAAATATAAACTTTCTAAAACAAATCAAGAAGGTTACACAGAGTTAAGAGATTATTACAATAATGAAAAGCAATCGCCAATTGTGCTTTATATGTTGATATGTCATGCTTTCAATTATCAAATTAGGTTTAATTCAAAAGGCAAATTCAATATGCCATTTGGTAAAGATAGAAGTTGTTTCAATCCTACTCTTGAAGAAAAGTTTTGTAAGTTTATAGACCAATTACATAAGATACAAGTTGATTTTTATGATAATGACTTCAAAAAGTTAAAGGTGGAAAATCTTAAATCAAATGATTTAGTGTATTGTGATCCACCTTATCTTAATAGTACTGCTACATATAATGAGAATGGTGGATGGACAGTAGATCAAGAGAATGAATTAAGAAATCTACTTGTCAATTTGAATGATAAAAACATCAAATTTGCTCTATCAAACAATTTAACAACGAATACAACTTTGCAAGATTGGGCAGAACAAAATCAATTTAACATTCATTATTTGAGTGGTACATATAGTAATTGTAATTATCAAAAGAAAGATAAAATTACTAAAGATATTGAAGTATTAATTACAAATTATTAA
- a CDS encoding protein of unknown function (Evidence 5 : Unknown function), with the protein MDKKYINEIKEEADRLIELTDNPYCQGPVSLLNGVKHVIPILLEKVEKLQSDYNKIATGSATLKRALELACNDAADEQCPHEFDLYTCNKCADCPHDSESHTDSGRDAQCWYDYYVHQAQEARCEKQV; encoded by the coding sequence ATGGATAAGAAATATATTAATGAAATCAAAGAAGAGGCAGATCGGCTTATAGAATTAACTGATAATCCATATTGTCAAGGCCCCGTATCTTTACTTAATGGAGTGAAACACGTTATTCCTATATTGCTTGAAAAGGTGGAAAAATTGCAATCAGATTACAACAAGATTGCAACCGGAAGCGCCACGCTGAAAAGAGCACTGGAATTGGCGTGTAATGATGCAGCCGACGAACAATGTCCGCATGAATTTGATTTATATACTTGCAATAAATGTGCTGACTGCCCACATGACAGTGAAAGCCATACGGATTCAGGCCGCGACGCTCAATGCTGGTACGACTATTACGTCCATCAGGCGCAGGAGGCAAGATGTGAAAAACAGGTATGA